In one window of Rhodoglobus vestalii DNA:
- the purF gene encoding amidophosphoribosyltransferase, translated as MCGIVGIVSSQPVNQQVYDALLLLQHRGQDSTGIATADGSTLHLQKANGQVREAYRTRDMRNLVGTTGLGHVRYATKGNAFNEQEAQPFYVNAPYGIILVHNGNLTNTPQLTDELFRIDRRHLNTTSDTELLVNVLANELQDQVSGLDLNPEQVFTAIERVHNRVEGSYAAIALIAGHGLLAFRDPFGIRPLVLGRRQTGLVGDEWIVASESLVLESAGYELVRDVAPGEAIFITPDGEMFSKQCARAPVLIPCSFEYVYLARPDSIMNGISVYEARLRLGDKLADTIAKYTPMGDIDVVMPIPDSSRPAAMQVAQKLGVEYREGFYKNRYVGRTFIMPGQAERKKSVKQKLNAMSSEFKGKNILIVDDSIVRGTTSKEIVQMAREAGANKVTFTSAAPPVRFPHVYGINMPTRAELVAHGRKIPEIAMEMGADALIYQEVADMQAAIIAGSEVNSLEMSCFTGDYISGNITPAYLDWLEQTQLS; from the coding sequence ATGTGCGGCATTGTCGGTATCGTCTCTTCTCAACCCGTCAACCAGCAGGTCTACGACGCACTCTTGTTGCTGCAGCACCGCGGCCAAGACTCCACCGGGATCGCCACCGCCGATGGCAGCACCCTGCACTTGCAGAAAGCCAATGGCCAAGTGCGTGAGGCGTACCGCACTCGGGACATGCGCAACCTCGTCGGCACCACCGGTCTCGGGCATGTGCGTTACGCCACCAAGGGCAATGCCTTCAATGAGCAGGAAGCCCAACCATTTTATGTGAACGCGCCCTACGGCATCATCCTCGTGCACAACGGCAACCTCACTAACACCCCGCAGCTCACCGATGAACTGTTCCGCATTGACCGCCGCCACCTCAACACCACCAGCGACACTGAGCTTCTCGTCAACGTGTTGGCCAACGAACTTCAAGACCAGGTTTCAGGGCTCGACCTCAACCCCGAACAGGTTTTCACCGCCATCGAACGCGTTCACAACCGGGTTGAGGGATCGTATGCCGCGATTGCGCTGATTGCTGGCCATGGTTTGTTGGCGTTCCGCGACCCCTTCGGCATCCGCCCGCTGGTGTTGGGTCGCCGCCAGACGGGTCTCGTCGGTGACGAGTGGATCGTGGCATCCGAATCTCTCGTCCTCGAAAGTGCCGGTTACGAACTGGTTCGGGATGTCGCCCCCGGCGAAGCAATCTTCATTACGCCCGACGGTGAGATGTTTTCGAAGCAGTGCGCTAGGGCACCGGTGCTGATTCCGTGCTCGTTCGAATACGTTTATCTGGCACGACCCGACTCCATCATGAACGGCATTTCCGTTTATGAAGCTCGTCTACGTTTGGGCGACAAGCTGGCCGACACGATTGCCAAGTACACCCCCATGGGCGACATTGATGTTGTGATGCCGATCCCTGACTCCTCCCGCCCGGCAGCGATGCAGGTCGCACAGAAACTCGGCGTTGAATACCGCGAAGGTTTCTACAAGAACCGCTACGTTGGCCGCACCTTCATCATGCCCGGCCAAGCCGAACGCAAAAAGAGTGTCAAACAGAAACTGAACGCGATGAGCAGCGAGTTCAAAGGCAAGAACATTCTGATCGTTGATGACTCGATCGTGCGCGGCACCACCTCGAAAGAGATTGTGCAGATGGCGCGCGAAGCCGGAGCAAACAAGGTCACCTTCACTTCGGCGGCACCGCCCGTGCGCTTTCCTCACGTGTATGGCATCAACATGCCCACCCGCGCTGAACTCGTGGCACACGGGCGCAAGATTCCCGAAATTGCTATGGAGATGGGTGCCGATGCCCTCATCTACCAGGAGGTCGCAGACATGCAGGCTGCGATCATCGCCGGATCAGAGGTGAACTCACTGGAAATGAGTTGCTTCACCGGTGACTACATTTCGGGAAACATCACCCCGGCCTACCTCGACTGGCTCGAGCAGACTCAACTGAGCTAG
- a CDS encoding fluoride efflux transporter FluC has protein sequence MSAVVVAAILIAGAAGAILRYLTSQVFASSPRFPWAVLIVNGVGSGLAGTLAGLAHIGSIDPNLEIILLTGLCGSLTTFSTLSVETIQLATLKRVRTAVLSVGANLLVGIGAAAATYFGLIGLAT, from the coding sequence GTGAGTGCCGTGGTGGTCGCAGCGATCCTCATTGCGGGAGCGGCCGGAGCAATCCTGCGCTATCTGACATCACAGGTATTCGCTTCATCCCCGCGTTTTCCGTGGGCTGTGCTCATCGTCAACGGGGTCGGATCTGGCCTCGCCGGAACCCTCGCCGGTCTTGCCCACATCGGCTCGATCGATCCGAACCTAGAGATCATTCTCCTAACGGGCTTATGCGGCAGTCTCACCACCTTCAGCACCCTGAGTGTCGAGACAATTCAGCTCGCGACCCTCAAGCGTGTGCGCACCGCAGTGCTCAGCGTGGGCGCCAACCTGCTGGTCGGTATCGGCGCTGCAGCCGCAACCTACTTTGGGCTAATCGGGCTCGCGACCTAA
- a CDS encoding DUF3073 domain-containing protein, with product MGRGRQKAKHTKVARDLKYFSPDTNYGALARELSGSDSTTPVSEDSEKWPEYSAGDSSSDEYEAEDDEETRSA from the coding sequence ATGGGACGCGGCCGTCAAAAGGCAAAGCACACCAAAGTCGCACGCGATTTGAAGTACTTCAGCCCAGACACCAACTACGGTGCGCTTGCTCGCGAATTGAGCGGGTCAGACAGCACCACTCCTGTCTCCGAAGACAGCGAAAAGTGGCCAGAATACTCTGCCGGAGATTCCTCCAGCGATGAGTACGAAGCCGAGGACGACGAAGAAACTCGCAGCGCCTAG
- a CDS encoding RidA family protein: protein MSQTVSLIRSAELSDMAQYAYAATAPAGARLIFLAGACPLNLDGSTAGAGDYAAQATKAMENLLIALHAAGAELDDVVSTRVLVASSRQSDLIEAWTVIRGAFGDHDAPSTLMGVTVLGYTDQLVEIEAVAAVIDN, encoded by the coding sequence ATGTCCCAGACGGTTTCCCTCATTCGTTCAGCTGAACTATCCGATATGGCTCAGTACGCCTACGCGGCAACTGCCCCAGCCGGCGCACGCTTAATCTTCTTAGCTGGAGCATGCCCGCTAAACTTGGACGGAAGCACGGCAGGAGCGGGCGATTATGCAGCGCAGGCAACCAAAGCGATGGAGAACCTGCTTATCGCGCTGCACGCAGCTGGGGCTGAGCTCGACGATGTCGTAAGCACCCGCGTTCTCGTGGCATCTTCCCGACAGAGCGATCTTATCGAGGCCTGGACGGTCATCCGCGGGGCCTTCGGGGATCACGACGCACCGAGCACGCTGATGGGCGTGACTGTGCTCGGCTATACGGACCAACTCGTCGAGATTGAAGCGGTCGCCGCTGTTATCGACAACTAG
- the purD gene encoding phosphoribosylamine--glycine ligase, with protein MRILVLGSGAREHAIVTSLLSEEEPHEITAAPGNSGIAAVVETVALDPTRGDVVTQYALDNDIELVVIGPEAPLVAGVADDLRRRGIAVFGPGKAAAQLEGSKTFAKRIMDIANVPTGRAARIGSLDEAITALDEFGAPYVVKADGLAAGKGVLVTDDRDAAVEHARHWLAHGSVLVEEYLDGEEVSLFLLSDGHNVVPLSPAQDYKRAYDGDEGPNTGGMGAYSPLTWLPANFVEEVIDTVALPTIRQLASEQTPFIGLLYCGLIVTGDGIRVIEFNARFGDPETQVVLPRLVTPLSSLLYAAATGGLPDHATPLFTNDVAVTVVLASEGYPENPLIGRTITGLDAALAVEGITIAHAATAHRGDEFVATGGRVLSVVATGETFAVARARAYEALGHIHLEGSHFRSDIALRADE; from the coding sequence GTGCGAATTCTTGTTCTTGGTTCCGGTGCCCGCGAGCACGCGATTGTGACATCCCTTCTCAGTGAGGAGGAGCCCCACGAGATCACGGCGGCGCCCGGCAATTCCGGCATTGCCGCGGTTGTCGAGACGGTGGCTCTCGACCCCACGCGCGGCGACGTTGTTACGCAATATGCGCTCGACAATGACATCGAGCTGGTTGTTATTGGCCCAGAAGCTCCACTGGTGGCGGGGGTCGCCGATGATTTGCGCCGCCGCGGTATTGCCGTGTTTGGCCCCGGCAAGGCTGCCGCTCAGCTTGAGGGCAGCAAAACCTTTGCGAAACGCATCATGGATATCGCCAACGTGCCCACCGGTCGTGCTGCGCGTATTGGCTCGCTCGATGAGGCGATCACCGCGCTCGACGAATTCGGCGCCCCCTATGTGGTGAAAGCGGATGGTCTCGCTGCCGGTAAAGGTGTTCTGGTGACGGATGATCGCGATGCCGCAGTCGAGCATGCGCGGCACTGGCTTGCCCACGGCAGTGTGCTCGTCGAGGAATACCTTGATGGCGAAGAGGTGTCACTGTTTTTGCTGAGCGATGGGCACAATGTCGTTCCGCTGTCGCCTGCCCAAGATTACAAGCGTGCCTACGACGGCGATGAAGGTCCGAATACCGGCGGGATGGGTGCATACTCGCCGCTGACCTGGCTACCGGCGAACTTCGTTGAAGAAGTAATTGATACGGTGGCGCTGCCGACGATCCGTCAGCTCGCGAGTGAGCAAACACCCTTCATCGGGTTGCTGTACTGCGGGCTCATTGTGACAGGTGACGGTATCCGCGTTATCGAGTTCAATGCTCGTTTCGGTGACCCCGAAACGCAGGTCGTGTTACCACGGCTGGTGACCCCGCTGAGTTCACTGCTGTATGCGGCGGCCACCGGTGGACTCCCCGACCACGCCACCCCGCTCTTCACTAACGACGTCGCTGTTACCGTGGTGCTGGCGAGTGAGGGCTACCCCGAAAATCCCCTCATCGGGCGAACCATTACTGGTTTGGATGCGGCGCTCGCCGTTGAAGGAATTACCATCGCCCATGCGGCCACCGCGCACCGCGGTGACGAGTTTGTCGCCACCGGTGGACGCGTGCTCAGCGTTGTCGCGACCGGAGAAACATTTGCCGTCGCTCGCGCCCGCGCCTACGAAGCACTCGGGCATATTCACCTTGAGGGCAGCCACTTCCGCAGCGACATCGCGCTGCGCGCCGACGAGTGA
- a CDS encoding peptide ABC transporter substrate-binding protein, giving the protein MKAARFGISAVALVSVVALTLAGCSTSSGEDSGDTNQIITTNGSEPLGPLISTGTTEVGGGKILTSIYAGLVSYEADGSIQNDVAESIESEDGQNWTVILNDGWTFTNGEEVTASSFVDAWTYGATFSNAQASSYFFDSIEGFSYDADAELTGLSVIDDLTFEVALNAPEADWPLRLGYTAYMPLPSAAYDDMEAFGENPIGNGPYMMDGEDAWEHDVQIALVTNPDYAGVRTPANGGITFKFYTSQDAAYADVLGGNLDVLDAVPDSAFGIFEDEFGDRAINQPAAIFQAFNIPYYLDHFSGEEGKLRRAAISMSIDRAEVTDVIFQGTRTPATDFTSPVVDGYSSSLEGAGVLEFNPEEAQKLWAEADAIAPFGDATFDIAYNSDGGHQGWVDAVANSIKNTLGINALGKPYPDFKSSLEDRVAGTLTGATRAGWQADYPSLYNFLAPLYQTGAGSNYEGYTSPEFDGLIKEGAAAQTVEDATALYQDAQEVLLKDLPSIPLWYSNATGVSADTVENVEFGWDSVPLYFQITTS; this is encoded by the coding sequence ATGAAGGCAGCACGTTTCGGGATTAGCGCCGTGGCGCTGGTGTCGGTTGTCGCGCTCACTCTCGCCGGCTGCTCAACCAGCAGCGGCGAAGACTCGGGCGACACCAACCAGATCATCACCACAAACGGAAGCGAGCCCCTGGGCCCGCTCATCTCTACCGGAACTACCGAGGTTGGTGGCGGGAAGATCCTGACATCGATCTACGCCGGTCTGGTGTCGTACGAAGCAGATGGCAGCATCCAAAATGATGTCGCCGAATCGATCGAATCTGAGGACGGCCAGAACTGGACCGTAATCCTCAACGATGGTTGGACTTTCACTAATGGTGAAGAAGTAACCGCCAGCTCCTTCGTCGATGCGTGGACCTACGGTGCGACTTTCAGCAATGCTCAGGCCTCGTCTTACTTCTTCGACAGCATCGAAGGTTTTAGCTATGACGCAGATGCAGAGCTCACCGGGCTCAGCGTCATTGACGACCTTACCTTCGAGGTCGCTCTGAACGCTCCTGAAGCTGACTGGCCGCTACGCCTCGGTTACACGGCGTACATGCCGCTGCCTTCGGCCGCCTACGACGACATGGAAGCGTTCGGAGAGAACCCCATCGGTAACGGTCCTTACATGATGGATGGCGAGGATGCGTGGGAGCACGATGTGCAGATCGCTCTCGTGACAAACCCCGACTATGCGGGCGTGCGCACGCCCGCTAACGGCGGAATCACTTTCAAGTTCTACACGTCACAGGATGCGGCTTACGCTGATGTTCTTGGCGGAAACCTTGATGTGCTTGACGCTGTGCCCGATAGCGCCTTCGGAATTTTCGAGGACGAATTTGGTGACCGTGCGATCAACCAGCCGGCAGCCATCTTCCAGGCGTTCAACATCCCCTACTACCTCGACCACTTCAGTGGTGAGGAAGGCAAGTTGCGCCGCGCAGCAATCTCCATGTCGATCGACCGTGCTGAGGTTACCGATGTGATCTTCCAGGGAACCCGTACACCGGCAACCGATTTCACGTCGCCCGTTGTTGACGGCTACTCAAGCTCGCTTGAGGGTGCTGGCGTGCTGGAGTTCAACCCCGAAGAGGCTCAGAAGCTGTGGGCTGAAGCAGATGCCATCGCACCGTTTGGGGATGCAACTTTCGACATCGCTTACAACTCAGATGGTGGGCACCAGGGTTGGGTTGACGCTGTTGCGAACAGCATCAAGAACACCTTGGGCATCAACGCGCTGGGCAAGCCGTACCCCGACTTCAAGTCGTCGCTCGAAGACCGCGTAGCGGGCACCCTCACCGGTGCAACTCGCGCCGGATGGCAGGCTGACTACCCGTCGCTGTACAACTTCCTCGCGCCGCTCTACCAGACCGGTGCCGGCTCGAACTATGAGGGCTACACCAGCCCAGAGTTTGATGGGCTCATCAAAGAGGGTGCCGCTGCTCAGACTGTTGAAGACGCAACCGCGCTCTACCAGGATGCACAGGAAGTTCTGCTCAAGGATCTCCCCAGCATTCCGCTGTGGTACTCCAACGCGACCGGCGTTTCGGCTGACACTGTCGAGAACGTTGAGTTCGGGTGGGATTCTGTTCCACTGTACTTTCAGATCACCACAAGCTAA
- a CDS encoding sterol carrier family protein, whose amino-acid sequence MAQLKIAAIAGEASIRMVKEGRADRDATATAVRYLLQVLGRDAEGNSVEVRVPPHGAVQAIEGPNHTRGTPPNVVEMDAETWIALATGTRQWADALNSGDISASGSRADLTAYLPVAWERIEL is encoded by the coding sequence ATGGCACAGCTGAAGATTGCCGCAATTGCCGGCGAAGCAAGCATCCGAATGGTCAAAGAGGGTAGAGCCGATCGCGATGCGACCGCCACCGCTGTGCGCTACCTGCTGCAGGTTCTGGGGCGAGACGCCGAAGGCAATTCGGTAGAAGTGCGGGTTCCACCCCACGGCGCCGTGCAAGCAATCGAAGGCCCCAATCACACCCGCGGCACTCCACCCAATGTTGTTGAGATGGATGCCGAAACCTGGATCGCGCTCGCCACCGGCACGCGCCAATGGGCCGACGCGCTCAACTCGGGTGACATCAGCGCGTCGGGTTCTCGCGCTGACCTCACGGCATACTTACCAGTGGCGTGGGAGAGAATAGAGTTGTGA
- a CDS encoding helix-turn-helix domain-containing protein, translated as MVFLATPADLGRAIRDKRLKLGLTQQELAERVGVARQWIIKVEKGKTRLELEPLLQTLFQLGLELRLDDAAPADDLDEYVQSFAGDHGASSGAKAVE; from the coding sequence ATGGTATTCCTAGCGACCCCAGCTGACCTCGGCCGAGCGATCCGCGACAAACGTCTAAAGCTTGGCCTCACGCAACAGGAGCTGGCTGAACGAGTTGGTGTTGCCCGCCAGTGGATTATCAAGGTCGAGAAGGGTAAAACTCGGCTCGAGCTTGAGCCGCTGCTGCAGACTCTGTTCCAGCTTGGGCTTGAGTTGCGCCTCGACGATGCAGCACCCGCCGACGACCTCGATGAGTATGTGCAGTCGTTCGCTGGTGACCACGGCGCATCATCCGGAGCTAAGGCGGTCGAATGA
- a CDS encoding type II toxin-antitoxin system HipA family toxin, producing the protein MERKLAVFMGSQRAGTVECSVRASSFTYDHDYLATRGASPLSLSLPLHPGIHQPTAVDPFLWGLLPDNPETLQRWAVLAHPQADEHNPFSLLQHYGRDCAGAVQFLPEEEKPDDSQEVQRVDDVAIGAQLRALNADPNAWTFVDTAGRFSLAGAQAKFALVEVDGGWGRAIGSTPTTHIVKPGIPKFREQALNEHLCLTLARRLGLPAAHTQIRSFDGTHAIVVERYDRRLTPTGIERLHQEDLCQALGVPPSQKYQDDGGPGIIDVVRLVRRAQTKERADATAHRYLLAVAFNWLIGAPDAHAKNYSLLVRGSAVALAPLYDIATIIPYESFRPHTARIAQAVDGNYLLVDIGAQAWHAQATAVGLDGARFVDDVRTLASRAPEAVASLCAAADVRAIDAPFAAELSAALQERIAVAQSQLR; encoded by the coding sequence ATGGAAAGAAAACTTGCCGTATTTATGGGATCGCAGCGTGCCGGCACTGTGGAATGCAGCGTGCGCGCCTCTAGTTTTACCTACGACCACGACTACTTGGCGACTCGTGGCGCAAGCCCACTATCGCTTTCGTTGCCGCTTCATCCCGGTATTCACCAGCCAACCGCGGTCGATCCGTTCCTCTGGGGATTGCTGCCGGACAACCCGGAAACACTTCAGAGGTGGGCTGTGTTGGCGCATCCGCAAGCGGATGAGCACAATCCGTTCTCGCTTCTCCAGCATTACGGGCGGGACTGTGCGGGCGCCGTGCAGTTCTTGCCCGAAGAAGAAAAACCGGACGACTCTCAAGAAGTTCAGCGAGTCGATGATGTGGCAATCGGTGCGCAACTGCGAGCGCTCAACGCTGACCCAAACGCGTGGACTTTCGTTGACACGGCCGGCCGGTTCAGCCTGGCCGGTGCGCAAGCAAAATTCGCGCTTGTGGAGGTTGATGGTGGCTGGGGTCGTGCGATCGGGAGCACTCCGACGACCCACATTGTCAAGCCCGGTATCCCAAAGTTCCGTGAACAGGCGCTCAACGAGCATCTCTGCCTCACGCTTGCCAGACGATTAGGTCTGCCAGCAGCACACACTCAAATTCGTTCCTTCGACGGCACCCACGCGATTGTCGTTGAGCGCTACGACCGGCGGCTGACACCGACCGGCATCGAACGGCTGCACCAAGAAGATCTCTGCCAAGCCCTCGGCGTTCCCCCGTCACAGAAATACCAAGACGATGGAGGACCAGGGATCATCGACGTCGTCCGTCTAGTTCGACGAGCACAGACCAAGGAGCGCGCCGATGCCACCGCACATCGCTACTTGCTGGCTGTGGCGTTCAACTGGCTGATCGGGGCGCCCGATGCACATGCGAAGAACTACTCGCTGCTCGTGCGAGGTTCGGCCGTCGCACTTGCGCCCCTCTATGATATCGCGACAATTATCCCGTACGAAAGTTTTAGACCACACACTGCTCGCATCGCCCAAGCAGTCGACGGCAACTATCTCCTCGTGGATATCGGTGCACAGGCTTGGCACGCGCAGGCTACCGCTGTTGGGCTCGACGGCGCGAGGTTCGTTGACGATGTTCGCACCCTCGCGAGCCGTGCGCCTGAAGCGGTCGCAAGCTTGTGTGCGGCGGCGGATGTGCGAGCTATAGATGCGCCCTTTGCGGCAGAACTGAGCGCTGCGCTTCAGGAACGGATTGCCGTCGCCCAGTCGCAGCTTCGGTGA
- the purM gene encoding phosphoribosylformylglycinamidine cyclo-ligase, with the protein MTENSSSSYAAAGVDTAAGDLAVELMKAAVSATHGPNVVGGFGGFAGLFDVSFLTSYRHPLLATSTDGVGTKVAIAQAIDKHDTIGQDLVGMVVDDIIVVGAKPLFMTDYIACGKVVPARIADIVAGIARGCSATGTALVGGETAEHPGLLGPDDYDVAGAATGVVEADAQLGPHLVADGDVVIALESSGLHSNGFSLVRHILANNKIGYTDRLDDLGGIVGEVLLEPTRLYTTPLLSLLEAQPGAVHSLSHVTGGGIAANLARVLPVGSWVEVERSTWSPPSVFRVLSELAGSHLESAEGTWNLGIGMIAIVAADAADATIAALEADGIPSWEVGRVSMAARDFTGFEQGAKGVNGGAVRLSGRYSD; encoded by the coding sequence GTGACCGAGAACTCTTCCTCCAGTTATGCCGCCGCGGGTGTCGATACTGCAGCTGGCGACCTTGCTGTCGAACTGATGAAAGCGGCGGTGAGTGCCACTCACGGGCCCAACGTCGTTGGCGGGTTTGGTGGTTTTGCGGGGCTCTTTGATGTCTCGTTCCTTACCTCGTATCGGCACCCACTCTTGGCGACGTCAACGGATGGCGTGGGCACTAAAGTGGCGATCGCTCAGGCCATCGACAAGCACGACACCATCGGCCAAGACCTTGTGGGCATGGTGGTCGACGACATCATCGTGGTGGGCGCTAAACCGCTTTTCATGACCGACTACATCGCGTGCGGCAAGGTTGTTCCCGCGCGCATCGCCGACATCGTTGCGGGTATTGCCCGCGGATGCTCGGCTACCGGCACCGCGCTCGTCGGTGGTGAGACGGCAGAACACCCCGGCCTTCTCGGCCCCGACGACTACGACGTGGCCGGGGCGGCCACCGGTGTGGTCGAAGCGGACGCGCAGCTGGGACCGCACCTCGTCGCCGATGGTGATGTCGTCATCGCTCTAGAGTCTTCGGGGCTCCACTCCAACGGCTTCTCTCTCGTACGCCACATTTTGGCAAACAACAAGATCGGCTACACCGATCGTCTTGACGATCTTGGTGGAATCGTCGGTGAAGTGCTGCTCGAGCCCACACGCCTCTATACGACACCGCTACTCAGCCTCCTTGAGGCGCAGCCCGGCGCAGTACACTCCCTCAGCCACGTCACCGGGGGCGGAATCGCCGCAAACCTTGCCCGCGTGCTGCCCGTAGGTTCCTGGGTCGAAGTAGAGCGTTCGACGTGGTCGCCACCCAGCGTCTTCCGCGTGTTATCTGAGCTGGCCGGTTCCCACCTCGAAAGCGCTGAAGGAACCTGGAACCTCGGAATCGGAATGATCGCGATCGTGGCCGCCGACGCTGCCGACGCAACAATTGCGGCCTTAGAGGCCGACGGCATCCCCTCATGGGAGGTCGGCCGTGTATCGATGGCCGCACGCGACTTCACTGGATTCGAGCAGGGCGCGAAGGGTGTGAATGGAGGGGCGGTGCGCCTGAGCGGGCGCTATAGCGATTAA
- a CDS encoding NAD(P)-binding domain-containing protein has translation MTSATATDTSVVVIGAGQAGLSVAYYLRRLGLDPGNEFVLLDRGPDTGGAWQFRWEALRIGSAHRINDLPGLDEVGLSFDTADRHMPAKKVVSDYYREYEKHYGFQVVRNADVISVKNEGEHLAVTFTLDGEETKTVTTTTVVNATGTWGAPFIPWYPGLKSFEGRHLHTSEYKSARDFTDQNVVVVGGGTSAIGFLLELENLAKSLTWVSRRPIDFLEDGGLNLEARVEAVQLQDEAARAGRALPSIVSGTGVPRTRRIQAGIERGVLTPRPMFSSIEPEGVRWKDGAFRQADAILWSTGFRPELRHLAPLKLREKEGGVSVGQGVAWKDPRVFFAGYGPQASTIGANRAGRMIARQVIATLSKIEAMKR, from the coding sequence GTGACATCCGCGACCGCCACCGACACCTCAGTCGTCGTTATTGGTGCGGGTCAAGCAGGTCTCTCTGTGGCCTACTATTTGCGCAGACTAGGGCTCGACCCCGGTAACGAGTTTGTGCTGCTCGATCGCGGCCCCGACACCGGTGGCGCGTGGCAGTTTCGGTGGGAGGCACTGCGCATCGGTTCCGCCCACCGCATTAATGATCTTCCCGGCCTTGACGAGGTGGGCCTGAGTTTTGACACCGCTGATCGGCACATGCCGGCAAAGAAAGTGGTCTCGGATTACTACCGTGAATACGAGAAACACTACGGCTTTCAGGTCGTTCGCAACGCTGACGTAATTTCTGTCAAAAACGAGGGCGAACACCTTGCTGTCACTTTCACTCTCGACGGTGAAGAAACCAAAACAGTGACCACCACCACCGTGGTCAATGCCACCGGAACGTGGGGCGCACCCTTCATCCCCTGGTACCCCGGGCTCAAGTCATTCGAGGGCCGACACTTGCACACGAGCGAATACAAGAGCGCCCGCGACTTCACCGACCAAAACGTTGTCGTGGTCGGTGGGGGAACCTCCGCAATCGGCTTCCTGCTCGAGCTCGAAAACCTGGCCAAAAGCCTCACCTGGGTGAGCCGGCGCCCCATCGATTTTCTGGAGGATGGCGGGCTCAACCTCGAGGCCCGTGTCGAAGCGGTACAGCTGCAAGACGAGGCGGCGCGGGCCGGGCGGGCATTGCCCAGCATCGTCAGCGGCACGGGAGTGCCACGCACCAGACGCATTCAGGCTGGCATCGAAAGAGGAGTGCTCACTCCGCGCCCCATGTTCTCCAGCATCGAGCCTGAAGGGGTGCGCTGGAAAGATGGTGCCTTCCGACAGGCGGATGCCATCCTCTGGTCAACCGGATTCCGACCAGAACTGCGCCACCTTGCGCCCCTCAAATTGCGCGAAAAAGAGGGTGGCGTGTCGGTCGGGCAAGGAGTCGCATGGAAAGACCCCCGGGTGTTTTTTGCTGGGTACGGACCCCAGGCATCCACTATTGGGGCAAACCGAGCGGGGCGGATGATCGCCCGACAGGTCATCGCCACCCTCAGCAAGATTGAAGCGATGAAGCGCTAG
- a CDS encoding phosphoribosylaminoimidazolesuccinocarboxamide synthase codes for MNGSASEWTKTYSGKVRDLYVRADEPQLVLMVASDRVSAFDHVLEPGIPGKGALLTQLSTWWFAQLPDVPNHLADAGTGSGAAVEASAELADRSMVVKRLEMYPVECVVRGYLSGSGWLEYQGSQSVCGIALPAGLSDGDRLPEPIYTPAWKAPMGEHDENISFERTVELVGAEVAVALRDASLDIFARAAAITETRGVILADTKFEFGADPESGALVLADEVLTSDSSRYWDAELYAAGGPGRLASFDKQIVRNWLSANWDKRGTPPELPADIVEQTAARYRELIERLTA; via the coding sequence GTGAACGGCTCCGCTAGCGAGTGGACAAAGACGTATTCCGGCAAAGTCCGTGATCTCTATGTGCGCGCCGACGAGCCACAGCTTGTGCTCATGGTTGCCAGTGATCGGGTCAGTGCGTTTGACCATGTGCTGGAGCCGGGCATCCCGGGCAAGGGTGCCTTGCTGACGCAGTTGAGCACGTGGTGGTTCGCGCAGCTTCCTGACGTGCCCAATCATCTGGCGGATGCCGGTACGGGTTCGGGTGCCGCAGTTGAGGCTTCGGCAGAGTTGGCCGACCGGTCGATGGTCGTGAAGCGCCTCGAGATGTATCCGGTGGAGTGCGTTGTGCGCGGCTACCTTTCGGGTAGCGGTTGGCTGGAGTATCAGGGGTCGCAGAGTGTGTGCGGCATTGCGTTGCCGGCGGGGCTAAGCGATGGCGATCGCCTGCCGGAACCCATCTATACGCCGGCGTGGAAAGCGCCCATGGGTGAGCACGATGAGAACATCAGTTTTGAGCGCACGGTCGAGCTGGTTGGTGCTGAGGTTGCTGTGGCACTTCGGGATGCTTCGCTCGACATTTTTGCGCGGGCCGCAGCCATCACAGAAACTCGCGGCGTGATTCTCGCGGACACCAAGTTCGAGTTCGGTGCTGACCCGGAGTCGGGTGCTCTCGTTCTGGCTGACGAAGTACTTACGAGCGATTCGAGCCGCTACTGGGATGCTGAGCTGTATGCCGCTGGCGGGCCGGGCCGTCTCGCTAGCTTCGATAAGCAGATCGTGCGCAACTGGCTTTCGGCGAACTGGGATAAGCGGGGCACCCCTCCCGAGCTTCCCGCCGACATCGTGGAGCAGACTGCCGCGCGGTATCGCGAGCTGATTGAGCGGCTCACGGCCTAG